The window GACCGCACAAATCTTTTTCTGCATTAAATTTACCTCCAGTGTTTTTTCTATTTTAGCATCTCAACCCGTTCCCCCTCACCCCATCCCTCTCCCCGCCTCAGGAGACTGTGTCATAATCCGGGCGGGAGGGCGTGAACGAGGAAGCGACGGCGCATTCGGAGGGCATCGAAAATATGTGGTTTTCAGTGCGCCTCGATCCATGGAAGAACCACTGCCTTATGATTCCGAGAGAATGCCCTCCCCCCCGCCCCCTCGATTCCGCAATTGCGACACCGTCACCAGGGGGGAGAGGGGCAAGGTGAGGTGGCGGAATGTCAAGAGAGTAAATGGTTTGAATTAATAAATTTCTTTACGCCATTTCAGCCGATCCTCAATAACACCGCTTTGATAATCGCGAAGGATCCTTACCAGAGCATGGACCGCAGCCTGGATAATTCGCTCCCCTTTCTCCGGATTCCCCGTGGACGGATCACCCCAAACGCCCGGAACCCAAGTGGCCACATCCATAAGCACCAGTTCCGGCTGCAGATAAAGTTGGAGTGAAGTTTCAATTTCCCCGGAATGCCCGATGAAACCTTTGTCAGAAACGCTGACTTTTTTTATTTCTTCCGCCACGGACGGCAAATCCCAATAATTGTATCCTAAGGAAGAAAACCCTTCTTCGGCAGCCAATTTGGTGCGCATGGCAGCGATTACAGGGGAGTTCCCCGCATGACCGTTTAGGAAGAGTATCTTCTTAAATCCATGGGCATGAACGCTCACCGCCACCTGGGTAAGAAGTTCCACGAAGGTATGGTATTTGAGCGTAATGCTGCCCGGGTGGGGCATGTGATGAGGAGAGTATCCTGTCCAGATCGGAGGTAATACCAACACCGGGAACTCATCGATGGCCTGGGCTGCCCGTTGGGCAATGGTAAAACAGCAATTGGTATCGGTGTTAACAGGCAGGTGATTCCCATGCTGCTCGATGGAGGCGACCGGAATAATGACGATCGCATCTTCCTTGACCGCCCGCTCAAATTCGGATCGCCGGAGGGTTTCCCACAAAACTTTCTTCATATCTTGCCTCGTTTTATTGATGGTAGTATTTTCAAAATCTAACCACAGAGGTCACAGAGAAATTATCTGCCCCAGAAAAAAGACTCATGGGACAACGTTTTTCATCTCCCGCGCCACTTCTTCGGTGGCTTTAATGACCCTTTCAATGTCTTCTGCGGTATGAGCGAAGGATACAGCGCCCCCTCCATGCATTACAAAAACCCCATGGTTAATCATGCGGACTCGAAACTCATAATCGACTTTCTCCAAATCGGTAAGTTGATCCATCTGATTTGGGCTCTTAACTATGGTTTTAGGGTCGTAAGGAAAATAAAGGCCACATAAGGAACCCATACCGGTGGTCTTAGCTACGATCCCGTTTTTGATAAAGGCCTCGGCCATTCCCTCTCTTAATTTCTGGCCGAGTTGGCTGATTCTCGGATAGACCTCTTGCGCATGTTTTTTGAGGTATCCGACAACTTTATACCCCATAATCATAGAAAGAGGGGAGCAGGAAAAGGTCCCCCCGCCCACCATAACACTTTCTCCTTTGGGTCGTTTGATGGTGGCATCGCACAGAGAAAATATATCTCCTCTTCCAGCAATGACTCCGAGGTTGGCCCCACCCCCGCAAACCTTTCCCATCGTTACCATATCGGGTTTAATCCCGTAAACTTCCTGGGCGCCGCCCAGAGCGATCCGATATCCCGTAATGATCTCATCCAGGATAAGCAATGCTCCTAATTTGCTGGTTTCTTGCCTTAACATTTCCAGATATTCTTTGTCCACAGGGATCAAGCCTCCCGAGCCCACAATTGGCTCAATGATGACGGCGGCCAAATCTTCCTTCAACCGGTGAATCGTCTTCAAGGTTGATTCCAGGTCATTGAACATAATAGGTTGGGTGTATTGAGCGATTTCCGGCAAAACCCCCATACTTTCTGGTTTTTCATATGGGCCGCGAATCGCCCAAATAAGTTCATTGTTGGCTCCATGCCATCCACCCGCTACTTTAAGAATCATCCGTTTCTTGGTGAATCCCCTGGCCAGACGCACTGCATGCATGGTGGCCTCTGTGCCCGAAACCCCGAAGATGATCTTTTCCGCACACGGAACCGTCTGTTGAATGAGCTCAGCGAACTGAACTTCATACTCGTGTACGATCCCCCAATGGGTCCCTACCTCAAGGACCTCTTTTAAAGCTTCTTGAACAGTCGCTGGCTTATGGCCCAAAATCAGGGCAAAGTGCCCCATCCACAAGTCCACATATTCGTGGCCATCTACATCCCATATTTTGGATCCATCTACCCTTTTAACAAAAAAAGGATACGGGGGAATGAAACGAAATCGATGGCTGACACCTCCCGGCATAACTTTTTGGGCTCTGGCAAAAAGTCTCTTTGATCCAGGAGTTCGCTCCACATATTCCTTTATGTAATCTTTTTCCACCATGGAATCATCCCTCCAAAGTATTTATTGACCTCCCTACTACTCGGGGTAATATTTAAAAATATTTTCCAAAAAGGCAATCTATTTTGTGCCCCCATGAATGCGAGATCTTCTCCCCAAACGTCCGCGTCATAGATTCTTTCCTGAACCCTCTTAATACCTCTTCCTTGACCTCTCTTAAACTTTTAGGATTTGCCATGGGTTTCTCTTTTCCCCAGTAAAGCTGTGGGGGATATTAGGGTAAGAAATGTAGTGGGTTCTGAGCCATTATTTTTTGATCTATTAACACACCCCTAAAATCATGTCAATTGGAAAAGTACTCTGCCTCGCAGAAAGAGAGCACAAAAATCATATATCCTTGCTCCAACGGCGGAAGTAAAGCTCCAGGTCATGGAAGAACCACCACCTTTTGGCCCAGCGCAGCACCTCCCCGCCGGTGCCCCCTCTTTCATCACCCTCCCATCCGGGCTCCGTTAATCAAAGTAAATTCATCAACCTATTGAAAAGTGAAGGGGGGCAAGGAAAAAGTAACTTTATCTTAAAAAGGGGATAATTCTTGATATAATAGGAAATGTAGCGGGGGGGGGCAAAATTGGTGGTTCAGGAGAAAAAAATGAAAAAGCGGGTTTGGTTCATCATGAGTGTGGTTGCGCTGCTTTCTGCTTGTGCACCCGTTATCTCCAAACAAGGACTAAGAGAATTGGACCCTGAGATCACCTTCCAGAAATTACTCAAAGACCCAGATCGGTACAAAGAGAAGGTAGCCCTTTTGGGTGGACAAATTGTTTCCACCACGGTAAAGGAAGGCGAAACATGGGTTGAGGTCCTGCAAAAGCCTTTAAACTCGCAACAAAAGCCGGAAGACACGGATGTGTCCTACGGACGTTTTCTCGTCCACTTTATGGACTTTCGAGACCCAGCTATCTATTCGGGAGAGCGGAAAATTACGGTTCTGGGAGAGGTGCAAGGGAAAAAAGTGATGCCTTTAAAGGAGATGGATTACACTTACCCAGTGCTGATTCCGCGGGAATCCCACCTTTGGAAACCCGAGACCAGCAGCGGACCGTTCTTCCACTTCGGTATTGGTGTGGGAGGGGTGTTCAGATGAAGGGGTGGTTTCTTTTAATCTCTCTGGCGGCAGGGCTGATCATTTCTTGTGCTCCTATCTCTAAAGAGATTATGCACCAGGTGGACAAGACCCTAACCTTCCGGGATATCCAAAAAGACCCGGATTCTTACACGGGAAAGACCGTTTTATGGGGGGGAGTGATTGTCGAGACTTCCAACAGGCAGCAGGAAACGCTGATTAAGGTCCGGCAGACAGAATTGGACTATCAGCAAAGGCCAACCAATCTGGATCGTTCACTCGGACGCTTTTTGATCCGGCAGGCCGGCTTTCTCGATCCCGCTATTTACAAGGAAGGGCGTGAGATAACCGTTGCCGGGGAAGTGACCGGAAAGGAAGTTTTACCCCTCGGGATTAGCCAATATGTCTACCCGGTTCTTGGGGCCAAAGAGATTCACCTGTGGGAGCGGCGCCCAGAGTACCGGCCGATTTATCCCCCTTGGTACTACGACCCCTATTATTTTTGGTGGCACCACCATCCTTACTGGCGGCATCCTTATGGGTGGTAAAGAAACGCAAGGCGCAAGGCGCAAGGCGTGAGGCGTGTGGAAAAAGGTATAGGCTTTATGGCTTAAAAGCTTCAACCAGGGCATCCATATGCTCCCCCTCCTGGAAGAGCCGGATATGGACGAACCCTGCCTTTTTCAGGCCGGCTTTTATTTCCTCGAAAGTAAAAGTGTTACCGCCGGTCGTACCCAGAAGCATATTCACGGCGAAAATGGCCCCATCTCTCGGGCGGGTCCGGTCCTCGGCCATGACGTGATCCCGAATTACCACCCGGCCCCCTGGATTTAGAGACTGAAACACCTTGGCAAACAGGTCAAGATTTTGTTCCGGACTGTTTTGATGAATGATGGCCGAGATGAAAGCCAGGTCATGACCTGCAGGTAGTTCGTCACGGTAAAAGTCTCCGGCGACCAGAGTAACCCGGCCTAGAACCCCCGCGTGGCTTAGACGTTGCCGGGCCATCTCAATGACCGCAGGCCGGTCAAAAAGAGTGGCTTTCATTGCTGGAACAGCCTGCAGGAAAGCCAAGGTGTAAGTCCCCGAGCCTCCGCCCACATCCAACAGAGCCTTCGCTAAACCGGGAAGGACCGCGGCCACGACCCGCGGAGCCAAGGGGGAGGCAATCACGTGCATGGCCCCGATGAAGGCCTGAAGTTGCTCAGCATCTTGAGAAAGTGCCACCGGTTTCTCGGAAGGGCTCACGCCTTGAACGACGCTAGTCAGGTGAGACCATCTTCGCCAGAGGTCGGCCATATGAAGAACCATGGGCAGAACGGAATCGGGAGAGTCCGCCGCAAGGCAAAGGAAAACGGAAGGGGAGGATTGGTAGGTTTCTTTCCGCTTGATCAGAAGACCCATGGCCGCCAGCGCATCGAGGAGGATGGTCAAGGGCCGAAGGTCTGCGTGAATTCTGCCGGCGACTTCCTGAGCGGATAATGGAGCCGGACCCAAAAGGGTGAAAAGGTCAAGCTCAGCGCCGGTGAGCAAAATGCGGCTTTCCATAAAGTTCCTGGTCAAACTTAAGATCGTCTGTGGACTGACATTAATCATACCAACCTCCATCCCCATCCGAGATTAATTGTTAGGCCAATCGAAATAATATGTCCCCGGAATTCCCACCTTATTTAACCAATGGCGTCGTTGATGGCTGGAAGAGGAAAAAGTCATACACCGCCCGGGCAATCTGAGCAATCGCCCGTTCTCGTTCTGGAATCCCTTTTTCCGAGGACTTCACGAAGACGGCAATAACGATGTGTCCAGCATCATCTGGGAGCGTAATAATCCCCACGTCATTGGTTATTCCACCAATCGTACCCGTCTTGTGCGCAACGGTGGTTTCGGCGGGCAGGATGCCTTTGAGCCGGGCCTCCCCTGTTCGACACCGCTCCATAATATCGAGGAGCAATGCTCCACTTTCCCGTTTCAGGAGATCCCCGCGGTAAATCCGTTCCAACAATACCGCCATGGTCTCAGGCGTTGTGGTATCGCGGGAATCCGCTTCAAACTTCGCGGCTGCCGCTTTCCTGGACTCGGGTGTCGTCGCCTCATAGAGTTTTTTAAAGAGTTCCGGCTTCCATTCAGTTTCTGGTGGTAAGTTGTAGCCCTCCGCGTCAGCAATTAAATTTATCGTAGGCCGATGAATCTCCATATCCCGGATGCCTAAAGCCCTCATGCGGGCCGTGACCGCTTCTGGGCCACCGGCCAGGCGTAACAGCAGATCGGTGGCGCTATTATCGCTAATAAGCAGCATCAGTTCGAGAAGATTCCGGACTGAAAGCACCACTCCGGCTTTATTGAATAGAGTTGTCAGGACTCCGCCCCCGGGATGGAGATCATTGGGTTTCAGCTCAACCATCTGATCAAGCGTGATCTTTCCTTGATCGACTCGGGTAAGAAGCTGAACGGCAATGGGAACCTTGTACGTGCTGGCCATCGGAAAGCGTTTACTGGCATTGAATGCTATTCGCCGACCGGATTCGATGTGAATGGCGCTAACCCCAACCGTTCCCCCTGCTGATTGCGCTGCCCGGGTGATCTCACGTTCGAGTCGCTGGAGTGGAATGTCCGTAATGAGGCTTGGACCGACTTTAACAGGTGTTTGAGCCAAGCAAGCCGTAGAAAGGGAAAGGAGGAAAAACAAAAGGATGATTTTCAGGATTGGGTTCATGGTAATTAGCCCCTTCGGCATTGCACGGTTAACGATTCATTATACGGCCTCAAGTGAAAACCTGGCTCCAATTCACCATGTCCTGTTTTAGGATGCTTTTAACTCCGATGTGCAATGACCGCAACGAGTCGCCTTAATGGGGATGGTTGATAAACAATAGGGACAATCTTTCGTTGTTGGCTCAGCTGCAGGAGCTTCCTTCTGGCGGTACAATTTATTGATACTGCGGATGAGTGTGAACATGGCAAGGGCAACGATGAGAAAACTGATGATGGCATTCACAAATACCCCTACGTTGACCGTCACTGCTCCGGCCGCCTTGGCGCTGGCCAAAGAA is drawn from Deltaproteobacteria bacterium and contains these coding sequences:
- a CDS encoding methyltransferase → MINVSPQTILSLTRNFMESRILLTGAELDLFTLLGPAPLSAQEVAGRIHADLRPLTILLDALAAMGLLIKRKETYQSSPSVFLCLAADSPDSVLPMVLHMADLWRRWSHLTSVVQGVSPSEKPVALSQDAEQLQAFIGAMHVIASPLAPRVVAAVLPGLAKALLDVGGGSGTYTLAFLQAVPAMKATLFDRPAVIEMARQRLSHAGVLGRVTLVAGDFYRDELPAGHDLAFISAIIHQNSPEQNLDLFAKVFQSLNPGGRVVIRDHVMAEDRTRPRDGAIFAVNMLLGTTGGNTFTFEEIKAGLKKAGFVHIRLFQEGEHMDALVEAFKP
- a CDS encoding Slp family lipoprotein — protein: MKGWFLLISLAAGLIISCAPISKEIMHQVDKTLTFRDIQKDPDSYTGKTVLWGGVIVETSNRQQETLIKVRQTELDYQQRPTNLDRSLGRFLIRQAGFLDPAIYKEGREITVAGEVTGKEVLPLGISQYVYPVLGAKEIHLWERRPEYRPIYPPWYYDPYYFWWHHHPYWRHPYGW
- a CDS encoding aspartate aminotransferase family protein, yielding MVEKDYIKEYVERTPGSKRLFARAQKVMPGGVSHRFRFIPPYPFFVKRVDGSKIWDVDGHEYVDLWMGHFALILGHKPATVQEALKEVLEVGTHWGIVHEYEVQFAELIQQTVPCAEKIIFGVSGTEATMHAVRLARGFTKKRMILKVAGGWHGANNELIWAIRGPYEKPESMGVLPEIAQYTQPIMFNDLESTLKTIHRLKEDLAAVIIEPIVGSGGLIPVDKEYLEMLRQETSKLGALLILDEIITGYRIALGGAQEVYGIKPDMVTMGKVCGGGANLGVIAGRGDIFSLCDATIKRPKGESVMVGGGTFSCSPLSMIMGYKVVGYLKKHAQEVYPRISQLGQKLREGMAEAFIKNGIVAKTTGMGSLCGLYFPYDPKTIVKSPNQMDQLTDLEKVDYEFRVRMINHGVFVMHGGGAVSFAHTAEDIERVIKATEEVAREMKNVVP
- the bla gene encoding class A beta-lactamase, with amino-acid sequence MNPILKIILLFFLLSLSTACLAQTPVKVGPSLITDIPLQRLEREITRAAQSAGGTVGVSAIHIESGRRIAFNASKRFPMASTYKVPIAVQLLTRVDQGKITLDQMVELKPNDLHPGGGVLTTLFNKAGVVLSVRNLLELMLLISDNSATDLLLRLAGGPEAVTARMRALGIRDMEIHRPTINLIADAEGYNLPPETEWKPELFKKLYEATTPESRKAAAAKFEADSRDTTTPETMAVLLERIYRGDLLKRESGALLLDIMERCRTGEARLKGILPAETTVAHKTGTIGGITNDVGIITLPDDAGHIVIAVFVKSSEKGIPERERAIAQIARAVYDFFLFQPSTTPLVK
- a CDS encoding Slp family lipoprotein; translated protein: MKKRVWFIMSVVALLSACAPVISKQGLRELDPEITFQKLLKDPDRYKEKVALLGGQIVSTTVKEGETWVEVLQKPLNSQQKPEDTDVSYGRFLVHFMDFRDPAIYSGERKITVLGEVQGKKVMPLKEMDYTYPVLIPRESHLWKPETSSGPFFHFGIGVGGVFR
- a CDS encoding creatininase family protein encodes the protein MKKVLWETLRRSEFERAVKEDAIVIIPVASIEQHGNHLPVNTDTNCCFTIAQRAAQAIDEFPVLVLPPIWTGYSPHHMPHPGSITLKYHTFVELLTQVAVSVHAHGFKKILFLNGHAGNSPVIAAMRTKLAAEEGFSSLGYNYWDLPSVAEEIKKVSVSDKGFIGHSGEIETSLQLYLQPELVLMDVATWVPGVWGDPSTGNPEKGERIIQAAVHALVRILRDYQSGVIEDRLKWRKEIY
- the mscL gene encoding large-conductance mechanosensitive channel protein MscL, which codes for MIEDFKKFVMRGNVIDMAVGIIIGAAFGTIVNSLVADVIMPPIGLVLGNVDFSNLFIVLKDGKVASPYASLASAKAAGAVTVNVGVFVNAIISFLIVALAMFTLIRSINKLYRQKEAPAAEPTTKDCPYCLSTIPIKATRCGHCTSELKAS